The DNA segment CATCCCTGCACGGTCACGATGGGCGACTACGGCACCGACATGCGCGGCTGGTGGGGCGCCCCGCAGGCCGGCCTGATCAACGAGTTCGCCGCGGTCGAGGACGGCTACGGCTTCCTGATGGAGAGCGTGCAGTACACCACCGCCCTGGCCGCCGGCTCGATCCCGTTCATCTCCCCGGAGCAGCACAAGGAGGCGATGGCGACGTTCCGCAACAACGGCTCCTACATCGGCCTGATCCGGGACCGCGGCCACGGCCGGGTGACGCTCGACGAGTCCGGCAACACGGTGGCGTTCTACGAGCTCACCGACGAACTCGACGTCCGCAACGCCCGGCGCGCCATCGAGGCGGAGATCCGGTTGCACCACGCGGCGGGCGCTCGCCGCATCCAGCTGTTCGCGCACGGTCTGGCCGCCTGGGAGCAGGGTGACGACCTGGAGGACTACATCGCCCGGGCCACGTCGGTGCCGCTGCGAGCCGGCGGCGCCACCCTGTTCGCCGCCCACCAGATGGGCAGCTGCCGGATGGGCGCCGACCCCGCCACCAGCGTCGCCGATCCGCGCGGCGAGCTGCACGACACCCCCGGCGTCTGGATCGGCGACGCCTCGGCCTTCCCCACCCCGTCCGGCACCAACCCGATGATCACCGTGATGGCGCTGGCGTCGAGGACCGCGGAGAACATCCTCGGGGCCTGAGCCTCATCCGGACTGCCCGGCCGCCCACGGCCGGGCAGTTCCTCGGCCCAGCGGACACGTTCCGACCGCTATTCCGGCAAATCTGGGTTCATGACTCTTGACCGCTCGGGATCCCGGATCGACCACCTCAACGTCGCCGTGCCCGATCTCGCCGCCGCCGTCGCGTTCTACGAGCCGGTGCTGGCCGCCATCGGCATCACGAAGATGCTGGAGATCCCGCCGGACGCGACGCCGAACCAGCCGGCAGCCATGACCGGCTTCGGTCTGGCGGACGTCAAGCCGTACTTCTGGCTGATCGACGGCGGGACCGTCGGCACGAACATGCATCTGGCCTTCACCGTCGACAGCCGCGACGACGTGGCGACCTTCTACCGAGCCGCCCTGGCGGCCGGCGCGACCCCTCTGCTGGAACCCGCGCTCCATCCGGAGTACCACGACGACTACTACGGCGCCTTCGTGACGGATCCGCACGGCATCAATCTCGAGGCGGTCTGTCATCGCGCACGGGAAGCCGGGTAGTTCTGCGTTACTTCTGCCTGGTGAAGGCCCGCCCGAGCGGCTGGAATGGGAGTGCAAGGAAGTTTCCATCACGGGAGAAGGCACTACATGAAGCCCACGATCGTCCTCGTCCACGGCGCGTTCGCCGAGTCGGCCGGCTGGAACGGGGTCATTCAGCAGCTGACCGCCGAGGGCTACCCGGT comes from the Actinoplanes sp. OR16 genome and includes:
- a CDS encoding VOC family protein; this encodes MTLDRSGSRIDHLNVAVPDLAAAVAFYEPVLAAIGITKMLEIPPDATPNQPAAMTGFGLADVKPYFWLIDGGTVGTNMHLAFTVDSRDDVATFYRAALAAGATPLLEPALHPEYHDDYYGAFVTDPHGINLEAVCHRAREAG